The Caloranaerobacter sp. TR13 genomic sequence GTTGTCTTGCCAACTCCTCCTTTTTGATTAAATACAGCTATTATTTTAGCCATTACTTCACCTCACTTCCCCTTTTACACATATATTAAAATATTTCGCTTAAACAAAATACATTCCTGCTATTTTTTTATTTTTTGTCAATAATCTTTAGTCAATCGGCTTTTCGATTCTCATTTTTCGCCTTTCGCTTTATTTTTAACAAATAACGGACAACAAATCAATTTTACATTTCTTATCCCTGATCTCTATCCCCTGTCCACTGTTCTCTGATTTCTATTCTCTATTTCCAATACCAAGTACCCAGTATCCAGTACCTAGTACCCAGTACCTAGTACCCAGTACCTAGTACCCAAAATAAAAAAAGACCCAGTACATTAGCTTATCCCACTCCCCCAATTATATGTAAAGCTAATATACTAAGTCACTTTATCTTGACTTTATTTCCTTTTCGGTATCTTTACAACAACTTCTATAAAATCTCCTTTATCTCTCTGTTCATATTTTGCATCTATTCCACTTTCTCTTATTGCATTATATGCATTTTTTAAAGTATTCAAATATATTCTAAAATTAATTATACTTTTGATATTTTGCTTTGCTTCGGTCTCTTTTTCTTTTGTTATCTCTTCAAGAATATCTTTAATAAGCTTTTCAGTTTTCTTAACTGTCAAATCGTTTTTAATAACCTTATTCAATACTTCAATCTGTAGTTCTTTATCTGGCAACTTTAGGAGTGCTCTAGCATGTCTCTCTGTTAAACCATTCTCTATAAGTATTTTCTTTACTTCATCTGGCAATCTTAAAATTCTTAATTTATTAGCAATAGTAGACTGATTTTTCCCTACTTTTTCTGCTAACTCCTGCTGCGTAAACCCATGATCATTGATTAAATTATAATAACCCTCAGCTTCTTCTAAAAAATTTAGATCTTCTCTTTGTAAATTTTCAATAAGAGCCAAAACCGCTGAATCCTGATCCTTCATATCTAAAACTATAGCAGGAACTTTCTCTAAATTAACTAATTCAGCCGCTCTTAATCTTCTCTCTCCTGCTACTAGTTCATAACTATTATCACTTATTTTTCTAACGCTAATTGGCTGTATTATACCATAGACTTTAATTGATTGGCTTAATTCCTCTAACGCTCGCTTACTAAAAGTTTTCCTAGGTTGATACGGGTTGGGTTTTATGCAATTTATAGGGATATACATAATCTCTTCTTTTAGATTACTCATAACATCATTCCTCTCCCGAATACTTGTCCCCATTTTCTATGAAATCATTTATAAAATATAAAACACAAAGTAAAAAAATATTTTTTATCATTCACTGTTAACTAAAGGCGCCGTATCTGATAAATCTATTAATATTTATTCTCTAAAAATAAATATCTTCCTTCTATAAAATTCAAAAAAATCAAACTTTCGTACTACAAAATTCCCTAATAATTTATAATTTACAACGGATTTTTCTTTGGCTTACCCGCTTTTCTAGGATATTTTGTCAAAGTTTTATTAATTTTCTCGATTATAATTAAAGTATGAGTTATATCACTTAGTGGTAATTTTATTTGTATTTTATCTAAAACTTTTCCACCTAATAATTTTAATGCCTTTTCAGACTCTTTTAACTCAATATCAACATCTGGTCCTTTCATGGCTATAAAATAGCCTCCTACTTTTACAAATGGTAAACAATATTCAGATAAAATGTTTAAAGATGCTACAGCCCTAGAAACAGCAATATCAAATTTTTCTCTATATTCTACATCTCGGCCAAAATCCTCTGCTCTTCCATGTATAGCCTTTATATTACTTAATCCAAGTTCATTTATTACCAAATCTAAAAACTTAATCCTCTTTTGTAAACTATCCATTAAAACTAACTCAACATCGTTTTTAACTATTTTAAGAGGTATTCCTGGAAATCCACCACCTGTGCCTATATCAATTATTCTATAATTATCTTTTATATAATCTGTTTTTAGTAATGTTAAACTATCTAAAAAATGTTTTATATCTATTTCTTTATCATCTTCTATAGCTGTCAAGTTTATCTTTTTATTCCACTCTTTTAATAATTCCTTAAATTTAAGAAATTTATCTATTTCTTCTTTTTTTAATGAAATTCCTAATTCTCTACTACCCTCTATCAAAGTATCAACATTACTCATTATCTTCACTCCTAGTTTTTAATCTCCTTTGTTGTTCTAAAAAAATAAGTAAAACTGAAATATCTGCAGGAGAAACTCCAGAAATTCTTGATGCTTGACCAATTGAATCTGGTCTTATGTCATTTAGCTTTTGTCTAGCTTCAAGCCTTAATCCTTCTATTTTACTATAATCAATATCCTTAGGTAATTTTTTATTTTCTAATTTTTTAAATTGGTCAATTTGTTTTAACTGTTTATTAATATAACCTTGATATTTAATTTGAATCTCTACTTGCATTCTTATTTCTCTTGAAAGACTTGGTCTATCTTTATCAATTTCAGCTAAAATTTCATATGATAATTCAGGTCTTTTTATCAGATCATATAAGGTTGTTGGTGATTTTAATGGTGTACTGTTTTTTGAAGTTAAAAATTCCTGTATTTCCTTAGTTGGTGTAATCTTGATATTTTTTAATCTTTCTATTTCCTCTTCAATTTTCTGTTTTTTATATGCTACTTTCTTATATCTTTCTTCATCAGCTAGCCCTATTTTATAACTTTTTTCAGTTAATCTTAAATCAGCATTATCTTGTCTTAAAATTAATCTATACTCTGCTCTAGATGTCATCATTCTATAAGGTTCATTTGTCCCTTTAGTTACTAAATCATCTATTAATACACCTATATACGCTTCTGATCTATCTAAAATAAAAGACTCCTCACCTCTTAGCTTAAGAACTGCATTTATTCCTGCAATGATACCTTGTGCTGCTGCCTCTTCATATCCTGATGTACCATTTATCTGTCCAGCAAAATATAAATTCTCAATTTCTTTGTATTCTAATGTTCTCTTTAACTGGGTTGGATTTATACAATCATATTCTATAGCATAAGCTGGCCTCATTATCTGAACATTTTCTAATCCAGGCACTGATCTAAGCATTTTAATCTGAACTTCTTCTGGTAATGAGGTTGACATTCCCTGTACATACATCTCACAAGTATCTAACCCCTCTGGCTCTATAAATATCTGATGTCTCTTCTTATCTGAAAATCTAACTACCTTATCTTCAATGGAAGGGCAATATCTAGGCCCAACACCTTCCATTTCACCAGCATATAATGGTGACCTATTTAAATTATCTAATATAACTTTATGAGTCTCTTCATTTGTGTAAGTAAGCCAACATGGTACCTGTTCTTTTTCGATTCTATCATTTAAAAAAGAAAAAGGAACTATTTCTTCATCTCCAGGCTGAATTTCCATTTTACTAAAATCAATACTGTCTCTGTGTATTCTTGCAGGTGTTCCAGTTTTAAATCTTCTTAATTTTATACCTAGTTTTTTCAAAGATTCTGATAAATGATTAGCAGGAAAAAGTCCATTAGGACCACCTTCAAAATTCACTTCTCCTATAAATATTCTACCTTTAAGATAAGTACCTGTAGCTAAAATAACAGCTTTACCTGAGTAAACACCACCAGTCTTTGTCATTACTCCTGTGACCTTTTTATCTTCAACTAAAATTTCAATAACTTCAGCCTGTTTCAAATCTAAATTTTCCTGCTCTTCAATAACTTGTTTCATGCTAGATTGATATCTTTTTTTATCTGCTTGTGCTCTTAAAGAATGTACTGCTGGCCCTTTTGATGTATTTAACATTCTACTTTGTATAAAAGTTTTATCAATGTTTTTTCCCATTTCTCCACCTAAAGCATCTATCTCTCTAACTAAGTGTCCCTTTCCAGTACCACCTATTGCAGGATTACATGGCATAAGTGCTATAGAATCTAGATTTATTGTAAGTAAAAGAGTTTTCATACCCATTCTTGCAGCTGCAAGAGAAGCTTCACATCCTGCATGTCCTGCTCCGATAACGATAATATCATATTCACCAGCTTGATATTTCATAGAAGTTTCCTCCTTTAAAATAAATAAACTTATTTACCTATACAAAATTCTTCAAATATCCTATCGATAATATCTTCTGTAACAGTATCTCCTGTTATTTGACCTAGATTTTCCCAGCAATCTTTAATATCAACTTCTATACAATCTATAGGCATACCCATTTCAATAGATTCAATAGCTTCTTCAATATTCTTTTTAGCTTTAATTAATAAACTCTTATGTCTAGCATTTGTAACTATTGTATTATCTTTTATTTTTACCTCTCCTTTAAAAAACATTTCTTTCAAAGAATCTTCTAATATTTCTAATCCTTCTCCTTTTACTATCGAAGTTTCTATTATCTTTTTACCTGGTAGAATATTCTGTATTTCTTCTTTACTTACTACTGGAGGTAAATCTATCTTATTTACTAATACTATTACCTTCTTATTTTTAACTAATCTAGCAATTTCCATATCTTCTTCTGTTAATTCTTTAGACACATCGAAAAGCACAATAACTAAGTCCGCTTCTTCTAATAAACTTTTTGCTCTTTCCACCCCTATTTTTTCAACTATATCTTCTGTTTCCCTTATACCAGCAGTATCTATTATCTTTAAAGGAATACCTTTAATATTCACATATTCTTCTATTATATCTCTAGTAGTACCAGGTATATCTGTTACAATCGCTCTATTTTCTCTAAGTATTGCATTCATTAATGAAGATTTACCAACATTAGGTTTTCCTAGTATTATTGTTTTTAAGCCTTCTCTTAATATCTTTCCTGTATATACTGTATCTAAAAGCTTTTCTATTCTTTTTAAAACATTTTTTCCTTCATCCAGTAATCCCTCATAAGTCATTGTTTCTATATCTTCTTCTGGAAAATCTATATTAGCCTCTATATTTGCTAGCATTCTCAATAAAATTTCCCTAATTTCATTTATTTCTTTTGATAATCTTCCTTCAAGTTGATTAAAAGACACGTCAAAACTTGAATCTGTTTTAGCTCTAATTAAATCAATTACTGCCTCAGCTTGTGATAAATCTATTCTACCATTTAGAAAAGCTCTTTTTGTAAATTCACCAGGTTCTGCAAGCCTAGCTCCATTCTCTAATACTATTTCTAAAACTCTTCTTACAGGTATTATTCCACCGTGACAATTTATTTCTACAATATCTTCTTTTGTATAAGTATAAGGACCTTTCATATATACCGCTAATACTTCATCTATTTTCTTGTTAGTATCAGGCTCTATTATGTATCCATATGTTAATCTTCTTTCTTGAAAATCGCTTAATTTTCTTTTGTTTTTAGCTCTAAAGATTTTATCTGCAATTTGAACTGACTTTTCCCCACTTATTCTTACAATCCCAATACCTGCTTCTCCAGGTGCTGTAGCAACAGCAGCAATTGTATCAAAATACACTTTAACTCACCTCATTTGATTAATATTTAATACCGTATTTCGTTTTTATTTAGCAAATAGCAAATAACGAATCAATTTTTCATTCTTATATCTGTACCCTATTCTCTGTTCCCTGTTCTCTAATTCCAGTACCTAGCACCCAGTACCCAGTACCTAGTACCCAGTACCTAATATTAGTATACCAAATTAATCTTTAAACAAAACTTAAACCCAGTATTAATACTGGGTTTTTGATGTTTCTTTTTTATAACTAATTACTACTCTTCTAAATGGTTCTTCTCCTTCACTAAAAGTCTCTACATAAGGATTGTTTTGAAGTGTTGAATGTATAATCCTTCTTTCATTAGGATTCATTGGCTCAAGCTTTATATCTCTTCTTAATCTCTTTACTTTAAAAGCCATTTTTTCGGCTAATCTGATAAGGGTTTCTTCTCTTTTCTTTCTATAATTATTAATATCTAAGAAAACTCTAATATAGTTCTCTCTTTCTTTATTTACAATTAAACTAACAAGATATTGTACAGAATCTAAAGTCTTTCCTCTTTTTCCTATCAAAATTCCCATATCTCTATCACTTATATCTTCAATATTTATAAACAAACTCTTTCCATCTCTTCTTATACTAGTACTAGCCTTTATTTTCATTTTATTGAAAAGCATCTTTAAAAAGTTTCCTGCAATTTCTACTGGGTCATTCACAACAGTAACCTCAACTTTAGCGTCTTTACCTCCTATAAGGCCTAAAAAACCTTTACTAGGTTCTTCTAAAATTTTAATAAACACATCATCCCTATCTGCACCTAACTCTAATAGTGCTTCTTTAACAGCATCATCAATAGTCTTCGCCGTTTTTACTACAGACTTCATATTAATTTGACTCCTCCTTAACATTACCTGTAGATCTATTCATTAAGTACTGTTGTACTATTTGAAAAACATTACCTACAACCCAGTATAATGTAAGACCTGCTGGAAAATTTTTAGCAAAGAAGAATATCATAAAAGGAAACATGATAGTCATAGTTTTTTGAGTAGCTTCTGCCTGTGCATTTCCTCCTGATGTATTTGTCATTTTGCTAGTAAAATATGTTGTAATACCAGCTAATAAAGGAAGTATCCAAGGATCTGGATTATTTAAATTAGAAATCCATAAAAACGTTTTATTTATAGATTCATATACAGCTTCACTACCAAATATATAGTTTACAGGATTCTGTAATACTCTAAAAAATCCTATAATTATAGGAAATTGAATTAATATAGGAAAACAACCACCGAAAGGATTTACATTATGTTCCTTATATAACTCCATAGTCTTTATATTTAAAGTTTGTTGATCATTTTTATATTTATTCTGTAACTCTTTTAT encodes the following:
- the mnmE gene encoding tRNA uridine-5-carboxymethylaminomethyl(34) synthesis GTPase MnmE, which codes for MYFDTIAAVATAPGEAGIGIVRISGEKSVQIADKIFRAKNKRKLSDFQERRLTYGYIIEPDTNKKIDEVLAVYMKGPYTYTKEDIVEINCHGGIIPVRRVLEIVLENGARLAEPGEFTKRAFLNGRIDLSQAEAVIDLIRAKTDSSFDVSFNQLEGRLSKEINEIREILLRMLANIEANIDFPEEDIETMTYEGLLDEGKNVLKRIEKLLDTVYTGKILREGLKTIILGKPNVGKSSLMNAILRENRAIVTDIPGTTRDIIEEYVNIKGIPLKIIDTAGIRETEDIVEKIGVERAKSLLEEADLVIVLFDVSKELTEEDMEIARLVKNKKVIVLVNKIDLPPVVSKEEIQNILPGKKIIETSIVKGEGLEILEDSLKEMFFKGEVKIKDNTIVTNARHKSLLIKAKKNIEEAIESIEMGMPIDCIEVDIKDCWENLGQITGDTVTEDIIDRIFEEFCIGK
- the rsmG gene encoding 16S rRNA (guanine(527)-N(7))-methyltransferase RsmG yields the protein MSNVDTLIEGSRELGISLKKEEIDKFLKFKELLKEWNKKINLTAIEDDKEIDIKHFLDSLTLLKTDYIKDNYRIIDIGTGGGFPGIPLKIVKNDVELVLMDSLQKRIKFLDLVINELGLSNIKAIHGRAEDFGRDVEYREKFDIAVSRAVASLNILSEYCLPFVKVGGYFIAMKGPDVDIELKESEKALKLLGGKVLDKIQIKLPLSDITHTLIIIEKINKTLTKYPRKAGKPKKNPL
- a CDS encoding YidC/Oxa1 family membrane protein insertase encodes the protein MIDLFARPLGALVKVIYNFVYSIGFDAKLFSAYSIAIIIATIILRFILLPLTLKQMRSMKKMQELQPKIKELQNKYKNDQQTLNIKTMELYKEHNVNPFGGCFPILIQFPIIIGFFRVLQNPVNYIFGSEAVYESINKTFLWISNLNNPDPWILPLLAGITTYFTSKMTNTSGGNAQAEATQKTMTIMFPFMIFFFAKNFPAGLTLYWVVGNVFQIVQQYLMNRSTGNVKEESN
- the noc gene encoding nucleoid occlusion protein, yielding MSNLKEEIMYIPINCIKPNPYQPRKTFSKRALEELSQSIKVYGIIQPISVRKISDNSYELVAGERRLRAAELVNLEKVPAIVLDMKDQDSAVLALIENLQREDLNFLEEAEGYYNLINDHGFTQQELAEKVGKNQSTIANKLRILRLPDEVKKILIENGLTERHARALLKLPDKELQIEVLNKVIKNDLTVKKTEKLIKDILEEITKEKETEAKQNIKSIINFRIYLNTLKNAYNAIRESGIDAKYEQRDKGDFIEVVVKIPKRK
- the jag gene encoding RNA-binding cell elongation regulator Jag/EloR is translated as MKSVVKTAKTIDDAVKEALLELGADRDDVFIKILEEPSKGFLGLIGGKDAKVEVTVVNDPVEIAGNFLKMLFNKMKIKASTSIRRDGKSLFINIEDISDRDMGILIGKRGKTLDSVQYLVSLIVNKERENYIRVFLDINNYRKKREETLIRLAEKMAFKVKRLRRDIKLEPMNPNERRIIHSTLQNNPYVETFSEGEEPFRRVVISYKKETSKTQY
- the mnmG gene encoding tRNA uridine-5-carboxymethylaminomethyl(34) synthesis enzyme MnmG; translation: MKYQAGEYDIIVIGAGHAGCEASLAAARMGMKTLLLTINLDSIALMPCNPAIGGTGKGHLVREIDALGGEMGKNIDKTFIQSRMLNTSKGPAVHSLRAQADKKRYQSSMKQVIEEQENLDLKQAEVIEILVEDKKVTGVMTKTGGVYSGKAVILATGTYLKGRIFIGEVNFEGGPNGLFPANHLSESLKKLGIKLRRFKTGTPARIHRDSIDFSKMEIQPGDEEIVPFSFLNDRIEKEQVPCWLTYTNEETHKVILDNLNRSPLYAGEMEGVGPRYCPSIEDKVVRFSDKKRHQIFIEPEGLDTCEMYVQGMSTSLPEEVQIKMLRSVPGLENVQIMRPAYAIEYDCINPTQLKRTLEYKEIENLYFAGQINGTSGYEEAAAQGIIAGINAVLKLRGEESFILDRSEAYIGVLIDDLVTKGTNEPYRMMTSRAEYRLILRQDNADLRLTEKSYKIGLADEERYKKVAYKKQKIEEEIERLKNIKITPTKEIQEFLTSKNSTPLKSPTTLYDLIKRPELSYEILAEIDKDRPSLSREIRMQVEIQIKYQGYINKQLKQIDQFKKLENKKLPKDIDYSKIEGLRLEARQKLNDIRPDSIGQASRISGVSPADISVLLIFLEQQRRLKTRSEDNE